TGTGTATTTCTAAGGGTCGAACGGTATATTTCATCGATAAAGCCACGGTCACACTGTCTGCAATAGTTAGCGGTACATCCACGTTTGTTTCGGCCAAATAGTGTGACCGAAGCCTCGTTACAAAAAGCAGGTGGGCAAAAAAGCGAAAAGGGGGCTGGACTTGACTGCGAAGTGtttaatttcattaaaaaaagGCAGCTGCGAGTGAGGCGCGCGCGTCGTTCGGCGGTAACAGCAGGGCATACAAATTATGCGAAAGGGCATCATCCACAGCCAAACAATCAACAGCAACGACGACGCCGCCGACAAATATGCAGAATATACAGAACTCGACAGCAGTAACGTCATCGTCATCCGGGGGAACGAGGACAGGATGTGGTGCAGTATTATCATCAGCGGCAGATAGCAGCGGGGCGATACCGGAGGCAAAATCCAGAAAAATCAGTGATGGCGGCGGTGGCATTGGCAGCGTCATCTGCAGCGGAAGCGGTGGATCCAGCGGCGACAGCTGCTCCCTCCACGATCCGTCAACGGCGGTGAGAGCGGGAGTAAAGCATGTGTAACCATGGAAATTGCGTGCATTTAGATTTTACCAAATAATCTGTGTGCCAAtaattgttgtttttttttcttgataTTTCTGCGTGTTTGTGGATATTGTGTGTTGCCAAAAAATTATATAACATTAACCCAAAGCCGAAAGGCAGCGAGCGCACGCTTATGACCTGACCCCGCTCTAGCCATAGCCACCCTGTCCCTGCCCAGCCACCCCACCGTCCTGCTTGACTATGCATGGTGTTTgcgtatttgtgtgtgtgagcgTGGGTGGTCTGTGAATtcctgtatgtgtgtgtgcttgtttTATTTATCCCTCCTCCTTGTTCTTCCGTTGCCGTAATTTTCGCAGTTAGAAGACCCATTTCCCGCCTGTGCTGCGCATGCCGCACACAAGTACACTCACAAACATGTACATACCCCCTCCCCGTTTCACCATGGCTTTTTTACGTGGGCTTGTTCCATTTTGCTTTTCGCTTTTGTTTTGCAATTTTCGAAATGCGTTTTTCTTCGATTTGTTTTGCTCTCCCCAATGTTATTTACCGTTATGTTTCCATCATTCAGAAATTACAGAGCCCTCCCACCCCACCACCACTTCTCTTACCATCGTATTTCGTGCCACTTGCTTGCTCCaccgctctctctctttgtctctgTGTCCGTCGCTGTCTCTTCGCATGTCCATGGGTCATGGCAGCACGCGTGGGTTTTGTGTGTGCCACAATGTTCCGTGACAAGTCCTGTCTGGTCCCTGATTTAATCACAACCCATTTAATTTCATTTGAAACGCCTGGCCGCCAACGCTTCCTATTAATTTGGGGCTAATTAATTTTGGAGAGCGACAGGCGGCATGCGGCATCCGGCACCAGCTGTGAGCCTGATTACGTCAGGATGaatggacggacggatggagaGTTCCAGTTTCAGTTCCAGTCGCTATCTATTTTTGGCCATTAATCCTTTGCCATGATGGTAAACGGCCTTGCCACCCACTCAAGGATATGTTTATTTATAATCCCCCCCTCCATTTCCCCTGCTCCACACTGTAGGAGGCTGTGATTCGTGGTCGGTCCCTCGGTCTTCATTCATTATTCAGTTTTCGTACGAGTCTCATCAGCAAGTACgagtacatatacatatgcgTGCATTTATAAATAGTTGTTTTGGCATCAACTttggttctgttctgtttatggggtttttttgtttgttcgcTTATTGATTTATTCATATTCTCCTTTCACATTTATTTTTAGCGCTTTTTATTGTTGCTAATTTAACCAAATTGAAATCAGAAAACCTAACTCATTAGCGCGAGGTAAGCCTCCTCGAAACAGGAACCCATAGATGGCTccgccccaccccctcccgAACAATTTACTAATGCCATCCCATATTTGCAGGCCACAAAGCATGCGCAgccgcaacagcaacagcagcagcagcccatgGCCATACACTATCTGGCGAGCTTCCATGAGATCTGCATAGTGACCGCTCTGCTGCCTCTGGTGACGCTCTTCACGTGCTTTGTGACCGCCTACGTCTACCAGTACGACGATGTACACGAGACACATTGCCGCGTGAGTGTCCGAATAGCCCCCAAAGAGCACCGAAAGAAATGGGTTAACCTTCTCTCCCTTAACGGCTGTATAGGTATATAATATAATACCCTCGATAAGTGCAATTACGGGCGTCAGTCCACAGCGCTACTTCTGGCGTTTTAGCATTGCGCTACACATTGGACCACGCATCCCCATTGCCTTCGTCTACAAGAACTACTATCGGTCGCAGCTGAAGCGGATCAGCCCGGAGCTGGTGCCGCAGGCCAGCTGGCTGATCAGTCTGATTCTGGTGCTCAATTGCATTGAGATAGCGGCCCTGGGCGGCGTCACCTATATATCAAATCGGGAGAACTATCGTAAGCACATGCCACAGCATACAACAGCATAAACCGAATACTTAAATTTGAGCTAATTATGGATTTCTTTGCCGGCAGCCGTGCACGAGAGAATCTTCATCACGTTCATGATATGCTCGCTGTGCTATATGCTGGCCACCATCAAGCTGAATGGTATCCTCAATGCTGGCCAGTCGCTGAAtgtccaacagcagcagtcgATCAAGTGGAAGAAGTTCTTCTTTGTGGCCTCCATACTGAGCACCATCGGTCTGCTGATCTTCTTTGCCAAACATCGCTTCTACTGTCACGATTTGGGTGAGTAAAAGTACAAGACAGAACAGGAGTTTGCTTTAGATCTTTGACTAATTTGAAACCAATCGCTACCCCTCATGCAGCCTTCAGCTGGTTCGCGTTCTTTGAGTACTTGATCGCCATTGCCAATATGCTGTACCACTTCACCATCATATGGGACTTCCCATCGCAGTACATGGTGATTGTTCAGGGGCCGCTGGAAAATATATCGCAGTACTTGAGCAACAGGCCGAAAATCGACTAGAGCTGGAGAGCACTCCATTCGTTCGTTTAATTTCCGGATTTTCTTCTCTAGTACAtagtgtctgtgtgtgtgtgattccCATACGAAGCGTACAATTATTGATCTTCATCAACTTTAAAGTTTAAACCTAAGCGCTTCCATTGCAACAGAAACATTCTACGTGTAAATCATTCTATTTTTTTCTcaattttctctctctccctctctacaAACTcccaaaagaaaaagaaaaaaggaaaaaccaaaaaccaaaagcggaaaggaaaggaaaatgTGTTTAAACAGAAACCGAAACGAAAGC
The Drosophila miranda strain MSH22 chromosome XL, D.miranda_PacBio2.1, whole genome shotgun sequence genome window above contains:
- the LOC108164701 gene encoding post-GPI attachment to proteins factor 2-like isoform X1 codes for the protein MQNIQNSTAVTSSSSGGTRTGCGAVLSSAADSSGAIPEAKSRKISDGGGGIGSVICSGSGGSSGDSCSLHDPSTAATKHAQPQQQQQQQPMAIHYLASFHEICIVTALLPLVTLFTCFVTAYVYQYDDVHETHCRVYNIIPSISAITGVSPQRYFWRFSIALHIGPRIPIAFVYKNYYRSQLKRISPELVPQASWLISLILVLNCIEIAALGGVTYISNRENYPVHERIFITFMICSLCYMLATIKLNGILNAGQSLNVQQQQSIKWKKFFFVASILSTIGLLIFFAKHRFYCHDLAFSWFAFFEYLIAIANMLYHFTIIWDFPSQYMVIVQGPLENISQYLSNRPKID
- the LOC108164701 gene encoding post-GPI attachment to proteins factor 2-like isoform X2, encoding MAIHYLASFHEICIVTALLPLVTLFTCFVTAYVYQYDDVHETHCRVYNIIPSISAITGVSPQRYFWRFSIALHIGPRIPIAFVYKNYYRSQLKRISPELVPQASWLISLILVLNCIEIAALGGVTYISNRENYPVHERIFITFMICSLCYMLATIKLNGILNAGQSLNVQQQQSIKWKKFFFVASILSTIGLLIFFAKHRFYCHDLAFSWFAFFEYLIAIANMLYHFTIIWDFPSQYMVIVQGPLENISQYLSNRPKID